One genomic window of Candidatus Beckwithbacteria bacterium includes the following:
- a CDS encoding tetratricopeptide repeat protein, translating to MEEQSLSHPISAFITKAALILLVIYTFAIPLVISPMTAANVFDFPKWLITIGTALIMIIFTGVYMILERKIILPAKRYLIPLVLLAGVLLISIFVNQPVIVTPFYGKSGLLLALIAIVFSSLVLIKDKIKPVLLAFIASSFLVSLMQILAFFEVLGKILTAPMYGQKIFTPVGSQVALLSFLIMALAATLVYSLKVKQVGQKVLLFVVAGLQTIALVFAVAQILPGQDATPRYLPYASGWSIAVDQLKNGKTAFLGVGPENFAMAFSKFRPVVLNQSDGWFIRFGASSNEWLTVFTTLGLVGLAAMILLALTFVKAALTGYKKSTAATAVSVAFVASLLITLIIPANTVLLAVFFIFGTLLLNLKKDKATVVESGLAIAPAAILILGSVILGVFVVRASMAEAAFGQSLQYAAENRGTDTYNAQIRAIQLNPYMQRYHLSYSNTNLALANALATKEKLTDDDRQKITQLISQSIREGKAAVALDPDNSNSWVNLAKIYRQLINFAQGADQWAITSYIQAIRLDNTNPQLRLDFGGLLYSLGRYEEAIDQFKQAIVLKPDYANAYYNLSNAYKQTGQNVQAYAAMQNVVQLIDPNSADHDKAVNELNELQKLLPAELQQATTAATKRESQLTEPEPTPTPRPTQVNFEEGEQQELAPEVENGFGELNQQEATPAAQVEGGEQ from the coding sequence ATGGAAGAACAAAGCCTCTCCCACCCGATTAGTGCCTTCATCACCAAGGCGGCTCTAATCTTGTTAGTAATTTATACCTTTGCCATCCCCTTAGTCATCAGTCCCATGACTGCTGCTAATGTGTTTGATTTTCCTAAATGGCTTATCACCATTGGCACTGCTTTAATCATGATCATTTTTACTGGTGTCTATATGATCCTGGAACGGAAAATTATCCTTCCAGCCAAACGCTATCTGATTCCTTTAGTGCTATTAGCTGGTGTGTTGTTAATTTCAATTTTTGTCAATCAACCAGTTATCGTCACACCATTCTATGGTAAGTCTGGTTTACTGTTGGCTCTGATTGCTATTGTCTTTAGTTCTTTAGTCTTAATAAAAGATAAAATCAAGCCAGTGCTTTTGGCTTTTATTGCTTCCAGCTTTTTAGTCAGCCTAATGCAAATTTTAGCCTTTTTTGAAGTTTTGGGTAAAATCTTGACTGCCCCTATGTATGGCCAAAAGATTTTTACTCCGGTTGGTTCACAAGTAGCTTTGCTGAGTTTTCTGATTATGGCCTTGGCAGCTACTCTTGTTTATAGTTTAAAAGTCAAGCAGGTTGGTCAAAAAGTTCTACTGTTTGTAGTAGCTGGTCTTCAAACCATAGCTTTGGTTTTTGCCGTTGCGCAAATCTTACCAGGTCAGGATGCTACTCCTCGCTATTTACCATATGCTAGTGGTTGGTCAATTGCGGTTGATCAGCTTAAAAATGGTAAAACTGCCTTTTTAGGAGTTGGTCCAGAAAATTTTGCCATGGCTTTTTCAAAATTCCGACCAGTGGTTTTAAATCAAAGTGATGGTTGGTTTATCCGCTTCGGAGCCTCATCAAATGAATGGTTGACTGTTTTTACCACTCTAGGTTTGGTTGGTTTAGCTGCTATGATTTTATTAGCTTTGACTTTTGTTAAGGCTGCTTTGACCGGATATAAAAAATCAACTGCGGCTACGGCTGTATCAGTTGCATTTGTGGCTAGCTTACTAATTACTCTAATTATTCCAGCCAACACTGTTCTTTTGGCTGTATTTTTCATTTTTGGAACACTGCTCCTTAATTTGAAAAAGGATAAAGCAACTGTTGTTGAATCCGGTCTTGCTATAGCTCCAGCTGCTATCTTAATTTTAGGTAGTGTAATTTTGGGAGTTTTTGTAGTTAGAGCCAGTATGGCCGAAGCTGCTTTTGGTCAAAGCTTGCAATATGCAGCTGAAAATAGAGGTACTGATACCTACAATGCCCAGATTAGAGCTATTCAGCTCAATCCATACATGCAGCGGTATCATCTATCTTACTCAAATACTAATCTAGCCTTAGCTAATGCTTTGGCTACCAAAGAAAAGCTCACTGACGATGATCGACAAAAGATCACTCAGTTGATTTCCCAAAGTATTAGAGAAGGTAAAGCTGCTGTAGCTCTAGACCCAGACAATTCTAATAGTTGGGTTAATTTAGCTAAAATTTACCGACAACTGATCAACTTTGCTCAAGGGGCTGATCAGTGGGCTATCACCTCTTATATTCAAGCTATTAGATTGGATAATACCAATCCTCAGTTGCGGCTTGATTTTGGCGGACTGCTTTATTCCTTGGGCCGCTACGAAGAAGCTATTGATCAATTTAAACAAGCTATTGTCTTAAAACCTGACTATGCCAACGCCTACTACAATTTAAGCAATGCTTATAAGCAAACTGGTCAAAATGTCCAAGCCTATGCAGCTATGCAAAATGTGGTTCAGCTCATTGATCCTAATAGCGCTGATCATGATAAAGCTGTCAATGAACTAAATGAGTTACAAAAACTTTTGCCAGCTGAATTGCAACAAGCTACTACTGCTGCAACCAAACGGGAAAGCCAGCTAACTGAACCTGAACCAACTCCAACTCCCAGACCTACTCAAGTCAATTTTGAAGAAGGAGAACAACAGGAATTAGCTCCTGAAGTTGAAAATGGTTTTGGAGAACTTAATCAACAAGAAGCTACGCCGGCAGCTCAAGTTGAAGGCGGAGAACAATAG